The following proteins are co-located in the Mobula birostris isolate sMobBir1 chromosome 26, sMobBir1.hap1, whole genome shotgun sequence genome:
- the LOC140187976 gene encoding uncharacterized protein, with the protein MLPKIQRPSSDTADKTRESRPPSCPGSVKDTKREAGTQPKVEIRKTGALVVDVGSSICKVGFAGDLMPQSLLGSVVGYPTGKTKLDEIAIGKPVFAAPNHKLVEPTRHGIIVDWVAAEDLLGYAFYRDLKVSPEEHAVLISDPPLSPTTNREKIAEFLFESFNVPAMHIAYQSVLAVYSYGKTTGLVVDSGHGVTHAVPVDDGYNLPAAISRVDLGGHDLTTYLMDLLAEAGNAFQENSRYIVEDIKQKCCYVVVDQEKEAQFPDQEYLVDYELPDGHVITIGKERRKCPEALFKPSLMGSDEVGIHLMTVNSLNRLEPQVQRLMYDNVLLSGGSTMFEGFYSRFCREMLALAPKDAKANIHAIPERKFAVWIGGSILASLHAFQSLWIRREDYQEQGPHIVYQRCY; encoded by the coding sequence ATGTTACCGAAGATTCAGCGGCCGTCGTCCGACACCGCAGACAAAACGAGGGAATCCAGACCGCCCTCATGTCCTGGTTCAGTCAAGGACACCAAGCGGGAGGCCGGCACGCAGCCCAAAGTGGAAATCAGGAAGACGGGGGCACTGGTGGTTGATGTGGGCTCCAGCATATGCAAGGTGGGGTTCGCTGGCGACCTGATGCCCCAGTCCCTGCTGGGGTCGGTTGTCGGCTACCCGACGGGGAAAACTAAATTGGATGAAATCGCCATTGGAAAACCGGTCTTCGCCGCGCCCAACCACAAACTGGTCGAGCCAACACGGCATGGCATCATCGTAGACTGGGTAGCGGCCGAAGATCTCCTCGGGTACGCATTTTACAGGGACCTAAAGGTTTCCCCCGAGGAACACGCTGTTCTCATCTCGGACccccctctcagccccaccacAAACAGGGAGAAGATCGCAGAATTTCTCTTCGAGAGTTTCAATGTCCCCGCCATGCACATCGCTTACCAGTCGGTGCTGGCCGTGTATTCGTACGGGAAGACAACCGGGCTGGTGGTGGATTCTGGACACGGAGTGACCCACGCGGTTCCCGTTGACGACGGGTACAACTTGCCGGCTGCAATCTCTCGCGTGGATCTGGGTGGTCACGACCTCACCACTTACCTGATGGACCTGCTAGCGGAGGCGGGCAACGCATTTCAGGAGAACAGCAGGTACATCGTGGAAGATATCAAACAGAAGTGTTGCTACGTAGTCGTAGATCAGGAGAAGGAGGCCCAATTTCCTGATCAGGAATACCTGGTGGATTATGAGCTTCCCGACGGCCACGTCATTACCATTGGAAAAGAGCGAAGGAAGTGCCCGGAGGCGCTCTTCAAGCCTTCGCTTATGGGATCTGACGAAGTGGGAATCCACCTCATGACCGTAAACAGCCTGAATAGGCTCGAGCCCCAGGTCCAGCGGCTCATGTACGACAATGTGCTATTGAGTGGGGGGTCAACCATGTTTGAGGGGTTCTATTCCAGGTTCTGCCGGGAAATGCTCGCTCTGGCACCCAAAGACGCCAAAGCCAACATCCACGCTATCCCAGAGAGGAAATTCGCCGTCTGGATTGGTGGCTCCATCCTGGCCTCTCTCCACGCCTTCCAGTCGTTGTGGATTCGCCGAGAAGACTATCAAGAACAAGGTCCACACATTGTGTATCAGAGGTGCTACTGA